GTGGTAAACGTTTCGCAGCTTAGAAATGTTGCTACTAATTTAGACAAAAATACTTATTTTCATGTAAACGATGGCACGAATGCCGGTACAGGAAATGCAGCAACAAACCTAGGAAAGGTTGACGAAGCGGCCGGTGCGACGGGTGAAAGTACATTGGCAGCAGGTATTAATGCTAGAGCTCGAGGTGCTAAAACTGTTGCTGTGGGACTGAATTCAGGTGCGTTTGGCACTGAATCCGTTACCATTGGCAATAACGCACGCACTCATCCAAATGCGATTCAAGGTTATCAAGGGGTTGCTATTGGTTCTAATGCTTATGTTAAAGATAAACGTGGAGTTGCAATCGGTGGCAATGCTTCTGCAGCTGGTTCTTCGGTTTCCATTGGACCTGACTCTACGTCTACCACAGGGGGCTCTGCATTAGGACATAGATCTAATTCTGGTGTACGCGGCGTTTCTGTTGGTCAAGTGAGTAAATCAACGACAGATGCTGTTGCTGTTGGCTATGAGTCTAGTGCTAGTGGTGCTAGGGGTATAGCTATTGGACGCAGAGCTGGAGCTGCTAGTAGCAATTCTATTTCTGTAGGTGCTTTTTCTCGTGCTACTTCTGATTTTGGCGTAGCATTAGGTAATAACTCTATTGCGAACAGAGCTGCTTTAAGTGGTGCCTCAACATCTGAAACTCCCATTCTAAAATCAAATCAAGTATACAGCCTTGATGAAGCAAGCCAAACTGATAAAGAAGCCATTGGTAATACTGTAAAAGGTAGCTATGGTGCTCTTTCAGTGGGTAATGCAACCAATACTCGTCAAATAGCTAATGTTGCGGCAGGTTCAGAAGATTCTGATGCCGTTAATGTTAGCCAGTTAAAAGCGGTAGCAAATGCCTCTGATGAAACTTACTTCCACGTTAATACAGGTAGTAATACAGGTGGCGATGCTAATACTAACTTAGGGAGCATTGAAGAGGCAGCTGGTGCAACTGCTAAGGGAGCTATTACAGTTGGTGTTAACGCTTCTGCAACAGGCGAGTCTAGTGTTGCTATAGGCCAGAGCGCCACAGCTACCAACGGTGGATCTTTAGCCTTTGGTGAATCAAGCCAATCAACTGGCGCAAATAGCATTGCTATGGGTGAAGCAGCACAATCGCTCGGTAACAATACGATTGCTATCGGGGCTGACAGTAATGCGGATACTACTTATGCAACAGCATTAGGTCGTGCTACCAGTGCCACAGGGTCAGGTTCAACGGCGATAGGCGGTGGTACTAATAATGGAGCGGCTACGGCTAATGGCTCAGGCGCTACCGCTATTGGTGGTGGGTATAATAGCAATCCAGGTGCAAATGCAGCAGGGACACGCTCACTTGCATTAGGCAATGCCTCTTCTGCTACTTTTGATGACTCAATAGCTTTAGGCTCTCAGTCTATTACTAGTGTAGATGCTGGTGTGACAGGCGCAAACCCTCTGGGAGCTCCTGTTGCAGATTTGACCAACAGTACTTGGACATCAACTCGTGCTGCTGTATCAGTAGGCGATGTTAGCAATAATATTACTCGTCAAATTACCAGCGTTGCCGCAGGTACTGAAGCTACAGATGCGGTAAACGTGGCTCAACTGGAGTCAGTAGCAGAAGGCGCTGATAGACAGACTTACTTCCACGTTAATGATGGTACGAATGCAGGTACAGGCGATGCAACTACTAATTTAGGCGGTATTGAAGAAGCAGCTGGAGCAACAGAAAATGGGGCACTAGCAGCGGGTATAGAGGCATCTGCTGGCTATATAAATGCTACCGCAGTGGGCACGCAAGCCAAAGCAACAGGTGAAGATAGTGTTTCTATCGGTTATTTAGCTGGCTCAGGTGCCAACTCGTCAGGCAATAACACTGCATATGTGGGTTATAAAGCAGGAGAAAACGCAGCGGGCACCTATAACGTGGCTGTTGGTGCTGATGCAGGTGCGGAGGTGACAGGGGACAATAATGCTGCGCTAGGGGTTGATGCAGGTAGAAACATTACTGGTGACAATAATGTCTCTTTCGGTAGAAACACAAACGTAAACGCAGTAGGCTCATCCAACGTCTCTATTGGCAATTTAGCCGGTTCAAATTTGGAGGGTGACTCAAATATATCTATAGGTAACAATACAAATAATGGTGTCAAAGGTTTAACCAACGGTATTGCCATTGGTAATGGTGCTAAGTCTGAAAAGAATGTAGGTATTGCGTTAGGTAATTTAGCAAAGTCTCAAGCCGTTTTTGCCACAGCGATTGGTCATAATAGTACAGCGTCTGGCAGCAGTTCGGTCGCTATTGGTCCATTGGCAAAAAGCATCCAAACCGGGTCAGTGGCTTTGGGTCAAAGCAGTGTGGCTGATACAGCTGCAGGCGTTACAGGCGTAAACCCTCTAGGAGCTCCTGTTGCGGATTTGACCAATAGTACTTGGAGATCTACACGTGCGGCAGTATCTGTTGGTGATATTAGTAAAAATATTACTCGTCAAATTACCAGCGTTGCCGCAGGTACTGAAGCTACAGATGCGGTAAACGTGGCTCAACTGGAGTCAGTAGCAGAAGGCGCTAATAGACAGACTTATTTCCACGTCAGAAACGCAGATCAATCAAATACAGGCACAGGTGACGCTACTAATAACTTAGGTAGTATAGACGATGCTGCTGGAGCTACAGGTCTAACCTCAGTTGCAGCAGGTGAACGAGCAATCGCTAGTGGAGATCGCGGTGTTGCGGTCGGTTTTGCAGCTGCAGCTTTAGGCCAAGATACAACCGCTGTTGGCTATCGTGCTACTGCTCAAGATATGCAAGGTGTTGCTGTCGGTTATCGCACAGAAGCGAATGGAACTGGATCTACCTCTTTAGGTTCACAAAGTGGGCGTGGGTCAACTGGTAATGCTCAAACAAATGTTGGTGCGTTAGCGGGTGCCTATGCCAATGGCTACTCTAATACATCTTTAGGTATGCAAGCTGGCTCAGGAACTGCTAATAACAATAATACAGGCCATGATAATGTATCGGTTGGCTATCAAACCGGCTCTACAGTAACAGGAAGTTGGAATACGGCGATAGGTTCTCAATCCGGACGTAAAGTCACAGGCGCTCAGAATACAGCAGTAGGTCGCTGGTCTGGTCAAAACGTAACGGGTGCAGATAACTCTACTCTAGGTGTTCGCTCAGGTCAAAACATTACAGGCAAAGATAACGTAGCTTTAGGAGCTGGTGCTGGTAACAGCATAGTTGGTAGTACAAATATCGCTATTGGTGAAAGTGCAGGTAATAATATTGGTAGTACAGACGCTTCTGTGAGCAGCACCATTTCTATTGGTGAGCGTGCACAAGCAAATAATGAAAGCTCTATTGCCATAGGAACAAGCGCAATTGCTAGTACTGATAATAGTGTTGCATTAGGTGCTAATTCAGTCGCTAATAGAGATGTGCCTACGGTTAGTGGCTATGATATGGCTACTGAAACAAACTCTACACTAGAGACACCAGTATGGCGTGCTACTCGTGCTGCAGTATCTGTTGGTGACGTGGATGGTGAGACATCAATTACACGTCAGATTACTAGCGTTGCCGCAGGTAGTGAAGATACCGATGCAGTTAATGTTGCACAATTAAAGACAGCGCGTACGGAAGTTGAAGCTGGTACTAACGTTACTGATGTTGTCTCTGAAGTTGGTGATGATGGACAAACTATATACACTGTAAATGCAGATGGCACAACTGCCTCAGCAGGCTCAAATGCCGTGAAAGTGACTAAAGGCACTAAAGATACTAACAATGTCACAGACTATGCCGTTGATCTGTCACAAGACAGTAAAGACAGCTTAGCCAAAGCTGACAGTGCCTTGCAAACTGTGATTACTCAAATTGATGGTAGCGACGTTAAAACACTCACTAAAGATGCCAACACCGCTAACTTTGTCACAGGCGACAATATGGTACTGAGCGATGATGGTAATGGTGGTATTGAAGTTGCCACAGCCAAAGACGTTACCTTTGATAGCGTGACTGCTGACAAAGTCACAGTTGGCCCTGTGACTATTAACAAAGACACCGGTATCAACGCTGGTGATACCGTTATTACCGGTGTTGCGCCAGGCACTATTAGTGACACATCTACCGACGCTATTAATGGTAGTCAGTTAAACACTGTCCAAGACCTAGCCAACCGAGAACTTACCTTCACTGGTAATACTAATGCTGATACTGATAATAACGGTACACAGCAACAGTTAGGTTCTACATTGAATATTATCGGCTCAACAACTGCTATTGGCGGACTATCAGAAGATACCTCTGCTGAAACAGCAGGTACCGAGTATTCAGCGACTAACCTGCAAACGGTTGTCACTGATGGTCAGGTACAAGTACAAATGTCAGATAATCCAATATTTAAAGATGTTACTGCCGATAGTGTGACCACAGGCAATACAACACTAAATAGTGATGGTGTCACGATTGCAAATGGTCCAAGCCTCACTAATACCGGCCTTGATAATGCAGGTCAAACCATTACCAATGTTGCCGCAGGTACAGCTGACACTGATGCAGTAAATGTTAGTCAGTTAAAAGACACCAATACCAATGTAGCCAAAGGCTTTAATGTTGGCGATGGTAATACAGACAATAATTATGCATTAGGCGATACCGTTAACTTTACTGAAGCTGACGGTAATGTATTGACGACCACAACAGCAACCGGTGTTGAATTTGGT
Above is a window of Psychrobacter sp. FDAARGOS_221 DNA encoding:
- a CDS encoding YadA-like family protein gives rise to the protein MNHIYKVVKCRSTGVFKAVPEFAKSGKKSKSVSIAAASFAMAMAASPAFGSGIIAGQGNVWDNATHMILGDRNEITGELHDIYGDDNVVEGGESHLVTGDGNIVESDTFNNTILGDDNTVEQFAENNTVVGNGTTVGLNANNITSVGNDNEYVDGPSKAAVLGSRNTIDGLGSDRNTITGFENVVTAVDTFTAGNGNLMDADRSAIVGFESDIQVGSEDSYLMGSNASISYESSKSVALGSDSKIGELSPNAVALGSGASVVDELPDAVALGSQSIADRAALTIPTTSDSAITDFSTNNVYAFLDDTAVTDTVKGTLSAVSVGNDDSTRQITNVAAGSLDTDVVNVSQLRNVATNLDKNTYFHVNDGTNAGTGNAATNLGKVDEAAGATGESTLAAGINARARGAKTVAVGLNSGAFGTESVTIGNNARTHPNAIQGYQGVAIGSNAYVKDKRGVAIGGNASAAGSSVSIGPDSTSTTGGSALGHRSNSGVRGVSVGQVSKSTTDAVAVGYESSASGARGIAIGRRAGAASSNSISVGAFSRATSDFGVALGNNSIANRAALSGASTSETPILKSNQVYSLDEASQTDKEAIGNTVKGSYGALSVGNATNTRQIANVAAGSEDSDAVNVSQLKAVANASDETYFHVNTGSNTGGDANTNLGSIEEAAGATAKGAITVGVNASATGESSVAIGQSATATNGGSLAFGESSQSTGANSIAMGEAAQSLGNNTIAIGADSNADTTYATALGRATSATGSGSTAIGGGTNNGAATANGSGATAIGGGYNSNPGANAAGTRSLALGNASSATFDDSIALGSQSITSVDAGVTGANPLGAPVADLTNSTWTSTRAAVSVGDVSNNITRQITSVAAGTEATDAVNVAQLESVAEGADRQTYFHVNDGTNAGTGDATTNLGGIEEAAGATENGALAAGIEASAGYINATAVGTQAKATGEDSVSIGYLAGSGANSSGNNTAYVGYKAGENAAGTYNVAVGADAGAEVTGDNNAALGVDAGRNITGDNNVSFGRNTNVNAVGSSNVSIGNLAGSNLEGDSNISIGNNTNNGVKGLTNGIAIGNGAKSEKNVGIALGNLAKSQAVFATAIGHNSTASGSSSVAIGPLAKSIQTGSVALGQSSVADTAAGVTGVNPLGAPVADLTNSTWRSTRAAVSVGDISKNITRQITSVAAGTEATDAVNVAQLESVAEGANRQTYFHVRNADQSNTGTGDATNNLGSIDDAAGATGLTSVAAGERAIASGDRGVAVGFAAAALGQDTTAVGYRATAQDMQGVAVGYRTEANGTGSTSLGSQSGRGSTGNAQTNVGALAGAYANGYSNTSLGMQAGSGTANNNNTGHDNVSVGYQTGSTVTGSWNTAIGSQSGRKVTGAQNTAVGRWSGQNVTGADNSTLGVRSGQNITGKDNVALGAGAGNSIVGSTNIAIGESAGNNIGSTDASVSSTISIGERAQANNESSIAIGTSAIASTDNSVALGANSVANRDVPTVSGYDMATETNSTLETPVWRATRAAVSVGDVDGETSITRQITSVAAGSEDTDAVNVAQLKTARTEVEAGTNVTDVVSEVGDDGQTIYTVNADGTTASAGSNAVKVTKGTKDTNNVTDYAVDLSQDSKDSLAKADSALQTVITQIDGSDVKTLTKDANTANFVTGDNMVLSDDGNGGIEVATAKDVTFDSVTADKVTVGPVTINKDTGINAGDTVITGVAPGTISDTSTDAINGSQLNTVQDLANRELTFTGNTNADTDNNGTQQQLGSTLNIIGSTTAIGGLSEDTSAETAGTEYSATNLQTVVTDGQVQVQMSDNPIFKDVTADSVTTGNTTLNSDGVTIANGPSLTNTGLDNAGQTITNVAAGTADTDAVNVSQLKDTNTNVAKGFNVGDGNTDNNYALGDTVNFTEADGNVLTTTTATGVEFGLANVVNVGKAKPVTINGDAGTVNGLTNTTYDPANIVTGQAATEDQLQQAAAASQEEVTSEDGSITVATTQNTDGADVFDLAVNTDGTTITKDDDGNIMANTSPITTDSSGLVNTPANPKALATSGDIANAINNSGFNVIAAGNETGAQTTLVKPSETVTYAAGDNLTVAQDGTTFTYATAKDVVFDSMTAGPVVINSTGINAGNTKITNVAPGTDATDAVNVSQLNDTNTNVAKGFNIGDGDTDNNYALGDTVDFTEADGNILTTTTATGVEFGLANVVTVGTSNPVTINGDAGTVNGLTNTTYDPANIVTGQAATEDQLQQAAAASQEKVTSEDGSIKVTESVDATTKAKTFDVSVNTDGTTITKDADGNLTANTNGFIPDSNGTVMANTPSALATSGDIANAINSSGFTVKANGDAGELINPSNEVEFIDGKNVAITRDGGQFTVATKADVDFDNVTVGPVTINKDTGIDAGDTVITNVKAGTADTDAVNVSQLKTQVASAKTEVKGGTNIANVTESAGANGQTVYTVNAKGTTVSSDSLDVSQTVDSTTNTTDYKVELTADDKASLDKADSALQTVVTQIDGGNVKTIDKDNNTANFVTGKNIKLEDDGKGGIKVSTADDVTFTNVTSENVAADNMTVENVGDTPNSVTNKQYVDDGRTQVKSSNGTVSVTKTSSGNANVYDLSVDSQGVMNNSQLPVVYTDAEGNKVYKQADGTFNTAINGSGDMVNAGEIITSINSADGSTTTPTKLSNVADGEISATSKDAVNGSQLFATNEKVEKNAGDIATNAGNIANNTTNIAGNTASINKGLNLGDGVTANNYQLGDTVEVTGDSNITTSTTAKGVEVGLAKDITVDSVTAGNTTVNNEGVVVKAPANDAGRTDVAVTAQGLNNGGNTITNLAPGIKPTDAVNVSQLSDLGYKLSNKIDDIEDDANAGVSSAMAMAALPQAYLPGKSMLTGGMASYNGEAAVAVGLSKLSDNGRWVFKISGSADTEGNAGGAVGAGFHF